One window of Cohnella hashimotonis genomic DNA carries:
- a CDS encoding PQQ-dependent sugar dehydrogenase, giving the protein MKIKWGLYALLSLALAGTAACKQESDGGAGMPGESPQRSQSTGGTTGSGSNAELPESTPTEASGNDGNDSGDSSARANVKLTPVFQGVNLDRPTAIESRGDRLYVTEQEGRIVALRAAEADKGGKTETLLDLTDRVYSKGTEQGLLGLAFDPQYEVNGFIYVNYTTRTNTIIARYSLPLEERAASGDGKDEKVLMTFKQLYANHNGGQLAFGPDGYLYIGTGDGGGSGDPQGNGQNKQTLLGKILRIDIGKAEGDKAYAIPADNPFAKSGGAKEIYAYGLRNPWRFSFDADTGDLWAADVGQNKFEEIDKIVNGGNYGWKLKEADRCYEPSSGCESAAKQAGVIAPIWSYGREDGQSVTGGYVYRGTAIPGLAGRYVYGDYGSGAIWALKEEVSGHYGNELLLQSELNITTFGLDEQGELYLTSADGELYRLDPR; this is encoded by the coding sequence CGCAGTCGACGGGCGGTACGACTGGATCCGGTTCGAATGCTGAACTACCGGAAAGCACCCCAACCGAAGCGAGCGGCAACGATGGCAACGACTCTGGCGATTCATCCGCGCGTGCGAACGTCAAGCTTACGCCTGTTTTCCAAGGGGTTAATTTGGACCGGCCGACGGCAATCGAGTCGAGGGGCGACCGTTTGTACGTGACGGAGCAGGAAGGGCGAATCGTTGCACTCCGCGCGGCCGAGGCGGACAAAGGCGGAAAAACGGAAACGTTGCTGGACCTGACGGACCGCGTCTATTCCAAGGGGACGGAGCAAGGACTGCTGGGACTGGCATTCGATCCTCAATATGAAGTCAACGGATTCATCTATGTAAACTATACGACCCGGACGAATACAATAATTGCGCGTTACAGTCTACCTTTGGAAGAACGGGCGGCGTCAGGCGACGGGAAAGATGAAAAAGTGCTGATGACGTTTAAGCAACTCTATGCGAATCATAACGGCGGTCAACTGGCGTTCGGTCCGGATGGATACCTGTATATCGGGACGGGGGACGGGGGCGGCAGCGGAGATCCGCAAGGCAACGGCCAGAACAAGCAGACGCTGCTCGGCAAGATTCTCCGAATCGACATCGGCAAGGCTGAAGGCGACAAGGCGTACGCGATTCCGGCGGATAACCCGTTCGCGAAAAGCGGCGGGGCAAAGGAAATCTATGCGTACGGACTCCGAAACCCTTGGCGCTTCAGCTTCGATGCCGATACCGGGGACCTGTGGGCGGCGGACGTCGGTCAGAATAAGTTCGAGGAGATCGACAAGATCGTGAATGGCGGCAACTACGGCTGGAAGCTAAAAGAGGCCGATCGCTGTTATGAGCCGTCGAGCGGCTGCGAAAGCGCTGCTAAGCAAGCGGGCGTGATCGCCCCAATTTGGTCTTACGGTAGGGAGGATGGACAGTCCGTGACCGGCGGCTATGTTTATCGCGGTACGGCGATACCGGGACTCGCGGGCAGGTACGTTTACGGCGATTACGGCTCAGGTGCGATCTGGGCGCTAAAGGAAGAGGTGAGCGGCCACTATGGCAACGAGTTGCTGCTGCAATCCGAGCTGAACATCACGACCTTTGGCCTTGATGAGCAAGGAGAATTATATCTGACCTCGGCCGATGGCGAACTGTATCGGCTGGATCCGCGATAA
- a CDS encoding cupin domain-containing protein: MAVSYMDFTSPNVQFAYDVNQNRTFTKDSANFINALGIQQLNTLGNASLLDIYMSAGNVVEPHIHQNASELVYLVSGAAVVSILNPFTKEVRNFALKPGQVALVPQGWFHWEMATENQTHIIAIFDAPTPEFIAVSDFLRLAPRNMLAHTYCLDESLITAALAPIKDTTTIGPPANCGKTVASPSQPRIQYGLRPSGYGS; encoded by the coding sequence ATGGCCGTTTCTTATATGGATTTCACTTCGCCTAACGTGCAGTTTGCGTACGATGTCAACCAAAACCGGACCTTCACGAAAGATAGCGCAAACTTTATCAACGCGCTCGGCATTCAGCAACTGAACACCCTCGGCAATGCTTCGCTGCTTGATATTTATATGTCCGCAGGCAACGTGGTGGAGCCGCATATTCATCAGAACGCTTCCGAACTCGTCTATCTCGTCTCGGGAGCGGCCGTCGTCTCCATACTTAATCCGTTTACCAAAGAAGTGCGAAACTTCGCCCTGAAGCCCGGACAGGTAGCCCTCGTGCCCCAAGGCTGGTTTCATTGGGAGATGGCGACGGAAAACCAAACGCATATTATCGCAATCTTTGACGCCCCGACTCCCGAGTTTATCGCCGTGTCGGATTTTCTGCGGCTCGCGCCCAGGAATATGCTTGCGCATACGTATTGTCTTGACGAGTCGCTTATTACCGCTGCGCTGGCGCCGATTAAGGATACGACGACGATCGGACCGCCCGCCAACTGCGGGAAAACGGTGGCATCGCCTTCGCAGCCTCGCATTCAGTACGGATTGCGCCCTAGCGGATACGGATCATAG
- a CDS encoding L,D-transpeptidase family protein: MPLNTSANPALPIVKDTGLITIEVFPQRHRLLVYLDHIPYKSFPVAVGNPSTPTPVGEYIVTYKGKNWGPSFGSRWIGLNVPWGVYGIHGTNKPFSIGQHASHGCIRMRNRDVEELYEIIPVGTKVTIFGHVLGEANQELKPISEGDAGAVVQLIQNRLQSAGYYDGPCDGRFRYSTTTALKKYQRQNGLVPSGVVTKAVYEKMGLLE; this comes from the coding sequence ATGCCATTAAATACAAGCGCGAACCCGGCGCTTCCCATCGTCAAAGATACCGGCCTTATCACGATCGAGGTGTTCCCGCAGCGGCATCGGTTATTGGTTTATCTGGACCATATTCCTTACAAAAGCTTCCCGGTCGCGGTCGGCAATCCTTCTACGCCAACTCCCGTAGGCGAATACATCGTCACGTATAAGGGAAAAAATTGGGGTCCTTCGTTCGGCTCGCGTTGGATCGGTTTAAACGTGCCCTGGGGGGTATACGGCATTCATGGCACCAACAAGCCGTTTTCCATCGGCCAGCATGCCAGCCACGGTTGTATCCGAATGCGAAATCGGGATGTCGAGGAATTATACGAGATCATCCCCGTCGGAACAAAAGTAACCATATTCGGCCATGTGCTAGGCGAAGCGAATCAGGAGTTGAAACCGATCAGCGAAGGGGATGCCGGCGCAGTCGTTCAGCTCATTCAGAACCGCTTGCAAAGCGCCGGATATTACGACGGTCCCTGTGACGGCAGATTCAGGTATTCCACGACAACCGCATTAAAAAAATACCAGCGTCAAAACGGTCTCGTCCCTAGCGGCGTCGTCACGAAGGCCGTATACGAAAAGATGGGTCTTTTAGAATGA